A region from the Thermoplasmatales archaeon genome encodes:
- a CDS encoding Retron-type reverse transcriptase, producing MVILSLSNPKTIMAIAAIIRQLLDKLKLSLNEEKSRITTTREGFDFIDFHFFQRCITRKRKDVTICQAPKERSEELQGKGKTGTKQEESCHQ from the coding sequence ATGGTGATATTATCACTCAGTAATCCTAAAACAATCATGGCGATCGCGGCAATCATTAGGCAACTGCTGGATAAACTCAAGCTGTCCCTTAACGAAGAGAAGAGCAGGATAACCACAACAAGGGAAGGCTTTGACTTCATTGACTTCCACTTCTTCCAGAGATGCATAACAAGGAAGAGGAAAGATGTCACCATATGCCAGGCCCCCAAGGAAAGGAGTGAAGAACTTCAGGGAAAAGGCAAAACAGGTACTAAACAGGAAGAATCTTGCCATCAATGA
- the korB_2 gene encoding 2-oxoglutarate synthase subunit KorB encodes MVTLADYKGKVKPDWCPGCGNFAQLSAIGGALTELGIEPKDSVVVSGIGCSSNMPEFINMYGFHGLHGRLLPVAEAIKWANDKLTVIGYGGDGDGFFEGTQHFYHTSKRNVDITYIVSDNQIFGLTTGQASPTTSMGMVTKTTPNGNIEKPLNPLDFALTAGATFVARAFSGDAKHLKDVIKAGIQHRGFSFIDVLSPCVTYNKLNTYDFFRKRVYHIEGNDRKDLMQAYRIAQEWGDRIPIGILYENTDKTYEDYDPILSKGPLINNPVHKLVEDDLEEFV; translated from the coding sequence ATGGTTACACTGGCAGATTATAAGGGTAAGGTAAAACCGGACTGGTGTCCGGGTTGCGGAAATTTTGCACAGCTTTCCGCAATAGGTGGAGCGCTGACTGAACTGGGAATTGAGCCGAAGGATTCGGTTGTGGTTTCAGGAATTGGATGTTCAAGCAACATGCCTGAATTCATAAACATGTACGGGTTCCACGGCCTTCATGGCAGGCTTCTTCCGGTGGCAGAGGCAATCAAGTGGGCAAACGACAAGCTGACCGTGATAGGATACGGGGGAGACGGCGACGGATTCTTCGAGGGTACGCAGCACTTCTACCACACGTCGAAGAGAAACGTTGACATCACTTACATCGTCTCTGACAACCAGATCTTTGGCCTGACCACCGGCCAGGCTTCCCCAACGACTTCCATGGGCATGGTTACTAAGACAACCCCAAATGGGAATATAGAGAAACCTCTTAATCCGCTGGACTTTGCACTTACTGCAGGTGCTACTTTTGTGGCGAGGGCGTTCTCCGGCGATGCCAAACACCTTAAGGATGTTATCAAGGCAGGCATACAGCATCGTGGATTTTCGTTCATAGACGTATTAAGCCCGTGTGTGACGTACAACAAGCTCAACACATACGATTTCTTCAGGAAGAGGGTATACCACATTGAAGGAAATGACCGGAAGGACTTAATGCAAGCTTACCGCATTGCCCAGGAATGGGGAGACAGGATACCAATAGGCATACTTTACGAGAACACAGACAAGACATATGAGGACTATGATCCAATCCTGTCGAAGGGGCCGCTCATAAATAACCCCGTTCATAAACTTGTGGAAGATGACCTGGAAGAGTTTGTGTAA
- a CDS encoding DsrE/DsrF-like family protein, with translation MTGRALIIISSGEEAREKAMTGIMYAVNAKKNNWLDDVRLMFFGPSEKLILSEDEEIRNSMEAIRKAGLVPTACKAIARNEDIEPKLIKNGVNVEYVGTTISNLIREGYSVLTF, from the coding sequence ATGACAGGCAGGGCACTGATAATAATCTCCTCTGGTGAGGAAGCAAGAGAGAAAGCAATGACTGGAATAATGTACGCCGTTAATGCAAAGAAAAACAACTGGCTGGATGATGTCAGGCTTATGTTCTTTGGCCCAAGTGAAAAGCTCATACTCAGCGAGGATGAGGAAATCAGGAATAGCATGGAAGCTATCAGAAAAGCTGGTCTGGTTCCAACGGCCTGCAAGGCCATTGCACGTAACGAGGATATTGAACCGAAACTGATCAAAAACGGAGTGAACGTTGAGTATGTTGGGACCACAATAAGCAACCTTATCAGGGAAGGATACTCGGTCCTGACATTCTGA
- the korA_2 gene encoding 2-oxoglutarate synthase subunit KorA has translation MKDTEVVVRVAGAAGDGVQSAGLIIAKAFSRSGLYVNTYNYYQSLIRGGQSWYQIRAAHEKVRSQGDGLDVLIALNKDGLTRHTNPMINEGGASPLEGVAIFDKEITGYEKGKATYCEMPLGEIAAKYGKNALMKNTVAIGAMAAAVGLDFSILSGVIADQFGKKGDVADQNVKAAKEGYDYYSSNFKKLGKKIQYGKTKRYLMAGGEAVGLGAVSGGLKMYVGYPMTPASSVMHYLASHTEQFGLFVKVSEDEISAINMAIGANYAGVRAMTGSSGGGFALMTEALGMSGMVEVPLVVYEAQRSGPSTGLPTKTEQGDLMQVIGASQGDYPKVVFAPRNVEEAFYMTREALNLAEKLQMPVIVMSDLYLAEHYESVENLDLNFKIDRGNFAKDNQPDFKRYQYTDSGVSSRALPGQAGLMHNEDSDEHNEYGAVVSDAETDPTLRRLSMEKRMKKINIYLKEMPPTDTYRYSDAEYAIVQWGSTQGVVEEAVDMLREKGIKAGAVEINRVYPLNPDMGKLFSGKKKIIVVENNYSGQINRFLRSEFLVKTELITKYDGESFYPGALAEELEAVIRRN, from the coding sequence ATGAAAGATACCGAGGTAGTGGTTAGAGTCGCGGGCGCTGCAGGCGACGGTGTCCAGTCTGCCGGGCTCATAATCGCAAAAGCGTTTTCAAGAAGTGGATTGTACGTTAACACATACAATTACTATCAGAGTTTGATAAGAGGGGGTCAGAGCTGGTATCAGATAAGAGCTGCACATGAGAAGGTAAGGAGCCAGGGCGACGGGCTGGATGTCCTCATTGCACTGAACAAGGATGGATTGACAAGACATACAAACCCCATGATCAACGAGGGTGGAGCATCTCCTCTCGAGGGTGTTGCAATATTTGACAAGGAAATAACAGGGTACGAGAAGGGAAAAGCAACGTACTGTGAGATGCCGCTCGGAGAAATAGCCGCGAAGTACGGAAAGAACGCGCTGATGAAAAATACCGTTGCAATAGGAGCCATGGCGGCTGCAGTTGGCCTTGATTTCAGCATACTGTCCGGCGTCATCGCCGACCAGTTTGGGAAGAAGGGCGACGTTGCTGACCAGAACGTGAAGGCAGCAAAGGAAGGATATGATTATTACTCTTCAAATTTCAAGAAACTCGGCAAGAAGATACAGTATGGCAAGACAAAGAGGTACCTTATGGCCGGAGGAGAGGCTGTCGGACTCGGTGCAGTGAGTGGCGGGCTGAAGATGTATGTTGGATACCCAATGACACCTGCGTCGTCTGTAATGCATTATCTGGCGTCACACACTGAACAGTTCGGGCTATTTGTCAAGGTATCGGAGGATGAAATATCCGCAATCAACATGGCCATAGGTGCAAATTATGCAGGCGTGCGCGCCATGACCGGTTCCTCGGGAGGAGGTTTTGCACTGATGACCGAGGCTCTGGGAATGTCAGGCATGGTCGAGGTGCCACTTGTAGTTTACGAAGCACAGAGATCCGGCCCATCCACTGGATTGCCTACAAAGACGGAACAGGGCGACCTTATGCAGGTTATAGGCGCGTCCCAGGGTGACTACCCGAAAGTTGTTTTTGCGCCCAGGAACGTCGAGGAAGCGTTCTACATGACAAGGGAGGCACTGAATCTGGCCGAGAAGCTGCAGATGCCGGTGATAGTCATGTCAGATCTTTACCTTGCTGAACATTATGAGTCCGTTGAAAACCTGGACCTTAATTTCAAGATCGACAGGGGAAATTTTGCCAAGGACAACCAGCCGGATTTCAAGAGGTACCAGTACACGGACAGCGGAGTTTCGAGCCGTGCACTTCCAGGACAGGCCGGCCTCATGCACAACGAGGATTCCGATGAACACAATGAGTACGGCGCGGTGGTCAGCGATGCTGAAACAGATCCGACCCTCAGGCGCCTCTCCATGGAGAAGAGGATGAAGAAGATCAATATCTATCTCAAGGAAATGCCGCCAACAGACACGTACAGGTACAGTGACGCAGAATACGCAATCGTGCAGTGGGGATCGACCCAGGGAGTGGTTGAGGAAGCTGTTGACATGTTGAGAGAAAAGGGCATAAAGGCTGGTGCCGTGGAGATCAACAGAGTATATCCACTGAACCCGGACATGGGAAAGCTGTTCTCCGGAAAAAAGAAGATAATAGTTGTTGAAAACAACTATTCTGGACAGATAAACAGGTTCCTGAGATCGGAGTTCCTGGTCAAGACAGAACTTATTACAAAATACGATGGGGAAAGCTTCTACCCCGGTGCTCTTGCGGAAGAGCTGGAAGCAGTTATAAGGAGGAATTGA
- a CDS encoding ABC-type oligopeptide transport system, periplasmic component, which yields MENNSSEPKVDRTRGPAKKPTTNVKFYAVIVVLVVILAAFAVLAFYHPSTSSGVSANVVTTTQEAVGLGSTYSFYVNESSSFKNVSVWFGDGTYNTFNSTGNSLKISHTYNTTGDYFIMYSVNYGSTTSSNNLIPLTVGYPTSALKDFNASYGTLLLNSNSSAPLILNPLIFAPGVNLTYSMGAGSPANSSYQTVNQSMDVYQGANMIQQQNYQFVANNLGNSSSPFYLYQAPGNMIYYLNGLTSGYYTLELFTSSAVVNTTTGVINYGTLTTTSIFVNIPIFNHVSVPSSSNAIYTNAELAAGGYRTLDPAIAYDTVSNEILDNTNPGLLVYNGNSTISFNPFLATQLPNITNGGINNYSKTYTSSYTNEAGQTVTYSTALQPYENYTFTIRANASFANGQPVKAYDVYYSLVRDLLFINANDPGWILGQYVLPGNYYVTNTYHNITDNITYNNASNTLTIHFQQPVTPTLAFQVLTASGDYVSEASWFIANGAAITFTPAGFQAYKVFGQSGSYNTYIQNHVMADGPYTIEYILPGQEIVLQANPYYKAPGSWYPAPTIKTVAIQYLSNTNTPYLELQGGSAQQGGIPTSSWGNAVALKDSGKANIFGFPSLSVFFYNFNALVNTATLANIDPSANVPAAMFTSPNARAAFAYAYNETKYLQDQLGNPAYPQYSFGAFFAGIIPQGMAYYQTPAQLNASTGGHVPYFDLTIAKNYWDTFMAHSGAKLNLTMSGGKLMYNGKQVTLPIFYNTPDPVDQAGISTWTNYILQVTGIAIQQEPTPFNQLINYEYGTGPGTNPMPIYLLGWAPDYPFPTDYLKPMALPSSTLSVYPATDGMYPSWIGSSSNPIHNATEAGQMHNMSTLYNETFASAGSAQESYALQMDRMFINLTFQVELFQQVQYFVVSSHITPSSIQNYQENVMIGGGADTLYNFLTYTS from the coding sequence ATGGAAAATAATAGTAGTGAACCGAAAGTAGATAGAACAAGGGGACCTGCTAAGAAACCAACAACTAACGTGAAATTTTATGCGGTGATAGTTGTGTTGGTAGTCATATTAGCGGCCTTTGCTGTATTAGCTTTTTACCACCCATCAACAAGCAGTGGTGTCAGTGCGAATGTAGTTACAACCACGCAGGAAGCAGTAGGACTTGGATCGACTTACTCGTTTTATGTGAACGAGTCTAGCAGTTTCAAGAATGTTTCTGTTTGGTTTGGAGATGGTACTTACAATACATTTAACAGTACGGGAAATAGTTTGAAGATCAGCCACACTTATAACACAACAGGAGATTATTTCATAATGTACAGCGTTAATTATGGTAGTACAACATCAAGCAACAATCTCATACCGCTTACCGTTGGATATCCGACGTCAGCTTTAAAGGATTTCAACGCATCATACGGTACTTTGCTTCTTAATAGCAATTCAAGCGCTCCACTTATTTTGAACCCATTGATTTTTGCGCCAGGTGTTAATCTGACATATTCCATGGGAGCAGGCTCTCCAGCTAATAGTTCTTATCAAACAGTAAATCAGTCAATGGACGTATATCAAGGAGCTAACATGATTCAACAGCAGAATTATCAGTTTGTTGCTAACAATCTGGGAAATTCATCCAGTCCGTTTTATTTATATCAGGCACCAGGAAATATGATCTATTATCTCAATGGACTTACCAGTGGATACTACACTCTTGAACTGTTCACCTCTAGTGCTGTCGTTAATACTACTACAGGTGTGATTAATTACGGAACACTAACAACTACTTCCATATTCGTTAACATACCTATTTTCAACCATGTCAGTGTGCCAAGTTCATCAAATGCAATATACACTAATGCAGAATTAGCCGCTGGTGGATACAGAACACTGGATCCAGCAATAGCTTATGATACGGTCAGTAATGAGATACTTGATAACACTAATCCCGGACTCTTGGTGTATAATGGAAATAGCACAATTTCTTTCAATCCTTTCCTAGCAACTCAGCTTCCGAACATTACAAACGGCGGTATCAATAATTATTCCAAAACTTACACATCCAGCTATACCAATGAGGCAGGACAAACAGTTACCTACTCTACAGCTCTTCAGCCCTACGAAAACTACACGTTTACAATACGAGCAAACGCAAGCTTTGCCAATGGACAACCTGTCAAGGCATATGATGTATACTACTCTCTTGTCCGTGACCTGCTTTTCATAAATGCTAACGATCCTGGATGGATACTTGGTCAATATGTACTACCTGGGAACTATTACGTTACGAACACCTATCACAATATTACTGACAACATTACCTACAACAATGCCTCGAATACCTTAACTATACACTTCCAGCAACCAGTGACGCCAACGTTGGCATTCCAGGTTCTCACTGCATCGGGAGATTATGTTTCCGAAGCTTCCTGGTTTATAGCAAATGGTGCGGCAATTACATTCACTCCTGCTGGGTTCCAAGCATATAAAGTTTTTGGGCAGTCGGGGTCATACAATACATACATTCAGAATCACGTGATGGCTGATGGTCCGTATACCATAGAGTATATACTACCAGGACAGGAGATAGTGCTTCAGGCAAATCCATATTACAAAGCGCCCGGCTCTTGGTATCCTGCTCCGACGATTAAAACAGTCGCAATACAATATTTGAGTAATACAAATACTCCGTATCTAGAGTTACAGGGTGGATCAGCCCAGCAGGGAGGAATACCAACATCGTCGTGGGGAAATGCAGTAGCGCTTAAAGACTCAGGTAAGGCAAATATATTTGGATTCCCATCGCTGTCAGTTTTCTTCTACAATTTCAACGCACTAGTAAATACTGCAACTCTTGCAAATATTGATCCGAGCGCAAATGTTCCAGCCGCCATGTTCACAAGCCCAAATGCAAGAGCTGCGTTTGCATATGCGTACAATGAAACAAAATACCTTCAGGACCAACTTGGTAATCCTGCCTATCCGCAATATTCATTTGGTGCGTTCTTTGCTGGCATCATACCTCAGGGTATGGCATACTATCAAACACCAGCTCAACTAAACGCTTCGACTGGTGGGCATGTACCATACTTCGACTTGACCATAGCTAAAAATTACTGGGATACTTTTATGGCTCACAGCGGGGCTAAACTTAACTTAACAATGTCCGGAGGAAAATTGATGTACAACGGAAAACAGGTAACGCTTCCTATATTCTATAACACGCCTGATCCTGTTGATCAGGCGGGAATATCCACTTGGACCAACTATATACTCCAAGTAACTGGCATCGCAATTCAGCAGGAACCTACGCCTTTCAACCAGCTAATAAACTATGAATATGGTACTGGACCTGGCACAAACCCAATGCCAATATACTTGCTTGGATGGGCCCCTGATTACCCGTTCCCAACGGATTATCTGAAACCAATGGCTTTGCCCAGCTCTACTCTGTCAGTTTATCCTGCAACTGATGGAATGTACCCATCATGGATAGGAAGTTCGTCAAACCCAATACATAATGCAACAGAAGCTGGACAAATGCATAATATGAGCACTCTTTACAACGAAACCTTCGCCAGTGCCGGGTCGGCCCAGGAATCATACGCATTACAGATGGACAGAATGTTCATAAACCTGACATTCCAGGTAGAACTGTTCCAACAGGTTCAATACTTTGTCGTTAGCTCGCATATCACACCTAGTTCCATACAAAACTACCAGGAAAATGTTATGATTGGTGGCGGAGCTGACACACTGTATAATTTCCTGACCTATACCAGCTAA
- a CDS encoding putative ABC transporter ATP-binding protein — protein MISGEENIRRIKDNSYLKVEGLTTQFFTSGGIVKALDRVTFSIDKGEVMGLVGESGCGKSVTATSVMDLIPDPPGRIVKGKVFIDGFNIMGDLDKLAKIKIISEKNVIVKRNRKMIKRHNFILSKIRGRTVSMIFQEPALSLNPVLTVGRQIMEPILLHNRIEISNSIIRRETITEEQIKTFYTEASKINDDTEKRKYVTQWISMFGVAESQDSILELLNSSAPSNQIEKDLEDFLFEQVEGIDLKGIEKVRDYYKTEEEAFKLHTNLLTAEEEKDLALIQKTSERIRSLYKESNKRLFWFRVKYKLLKKRIDIPYVKEARRRTLELLKLVNIAGAERVIDSYPHELSGGMQQRVMIAMALSSNPKILIADEPTTALDVTTQAQILELIKDLKVVTGTSILFITHDLGVVAEMCDKIGIMYAGNLVEEAPVNDIFYNPKHPYTIGLLKSIPRADVKRADILESIPGSVPNLIAPPSGCRFHPRCTFRMNICETDKPKLLALNDNKNQKVACFLFSNEVESDE, from the coding sequence ATGATTAGTGGAGAAGAAAACATCAGAAGAATAAAGGATAATTCATACCTTAAAGTTGAAGGACTTACCACTCAATTTTTTACATCCGGTGGCATAGTAAAAGCACTGGATAGAGTAACTTTCTCTATTGATAAAGGAGAAGTAATGGGTCTCGTGGGCGAGAGTGGCTGTGGTAAGAGTGTTACAGCTACTTCAGTTATGGACTTGATTCCAGATCCACCCGGTAGAATCGTAAAAGGGAAAGTATTCATTGACGGTTTTAACATTATGGGGGATCTTGATAAATTAGCTAAAATAAAAATAATCTCAGAGAAAAACGTGATCGTAAAGAGAAATAGGAAAATGATTAAGAGACATAATTTTATTTTGTCTAAAATAAGAGGTAGAACCGTCTCAATGATCTTCCAGGAACCTGCACTTTCCTTAAATCCTGTATTAACGGTAGGAAGACAAATAATGGAACCAATTTTGCTACATAATAGAATAGAGATTTCAAATTCGATCATACGGAGAGAAACTATAACAGAGGAGCAAATCAAGACATTTTATACGGAAGCTTCAAAAATAAACGACGATACAGAGAAAAGAAAATATGTAACACAGTGGATAAGTATGTTCGGAGTTGCGGAGTCGCAAGACTCTATATTGGAGTTGTTAAATTCTTCGGCTCCCTCAAACCAAATAGAAAAAGATCTTGAGGATTTCCTATTTGAACAGGTAGAGGGGATAGATCTCAAAGGTATAGAAAAAGTTAGAGACTACTATAAGACCGAAGAAGAGGCGTTTAAACTACACACCAATCTATTAACTGCCGAAGAAGAGAAAGATCTGGCCTTAATACAAAAAACGTCAGAAAGAATTAGAAGTTTATATAAGGAATCAAACAAAAGACTATTTTGGTTTAGAGTCAAGTATAAATTACTCAAAAAACGTATAGATATCCCGTATGTAAAAGAAGCACGAAGAAGAACTTTAGAATTATTGAAGTTGGTAAATATCGCAGGTGCGGAACGGGTTATAGACTCCTATCCCCATGAACTGAGCGGGGGTATGCAACAACGAGTGATGATAGCGATGGCACTATCTTCAAATCCAAAAATACTGATAGCGGATGAGCCAACTACTGCACTAGACGTAACAACTCAAGCACAAATACTGGAACTTATTAAAGATTTAAAAGTAGTTACTGGCACATCTATATTATTCATTACACATGACTTAGGAGTCGTTGCGGAGATGTGTGACAAAATAGGTATTATGTACGCAGGTAATCTAGTTGAGGAAGCACCCGTTAATGATATTTTTTATAACCCCAAACATCCGTACACTATCGGTCTGTTAAAGTCAATTCCAAGGGCTGATGTTAAGCGTGCTGACATTCTTGAATCCATCCCAGGATCTGTTCCTAATCTAATAGCACCACCAAGTGGATGCAGATTTCATCCTAGATGTACATTCAGGATGAACATTTGTGAAACTGATAAACCTAAATTACTGGCGCTAAATGATAACAAGAATCAAAAAGTTGCGTGTTTCCTGTTTTCAAATGAGGTGGAATCGGATGAGTGA
- the malK_7 gene encoding Trehalose/maltose import ATP-binding protein MalK has translation MSENSEQNNTVLYVSHIKKYFDVSSGLRKSKGQVRALDDISFSLREGETIGIVGETGCGKTTLGRSVLRLIEPTAGNVYLNLPSEIMNNIITLEQKLTEIKLRNAGSSDKDPGVREVMKELEPLRKKYSLTKIPKRDMKEYRKLIQPVFQDPYSSLDPRMLVKDIIAEPMKLLTKMNASDIFKETLDIIQKIGLSEDHLYRFPHEFSGGQRQRIGIARSLVINPKVLILDEPTSALDVSVQAQILNLLRSIQQERNISFIFISHHLSVIRMMADKVAVMYLGKVVELAETNALFTKMLHPYTKALLSAIPIPDPKTKINRIILEGEIPSPSNPPTGCYFHPRCPVAMKNCGWSASDLAEPIRDMLDPFRNPEAKMFPRIVSIISDTEKNEIEIHFESPLSDTQESVRFMKNLIRKESELKGGVKFLAIAEVELLSADKVVITFIKYDIPRLKEVTTGHFVSCLIYEDKSQPKDEEIPDVEIPT, from the coding sequence ATGAGTGAGAATAGCGAACAAAACAATACGGTACTCTACGTATCGCATATAAAAAAGTATTTTGATGTTTCTTCAGGATTAAGGAAGTCTAAGGGTCAGGTTAGAGCCCTAGATGATATCTCGTTCTCTCTGAGAGAGGGAGAGACAATAGGTATAGTAGGGGAGACAGGATGTGGTAAAACAACCCTTGGAAGAAGCGTCTTGAGGCTTATTGAGCCTACAGCTGGAAACGTGTACTTGAACCTTCCATCAGAAATAATGAATAATATAATTACACTTGAACAGAAATTGACTGAAATTAAGTTGAGAAATGCCGGTTCCAGTGACAAAGACCCTGGAGTAAGAGAGGTAATGAAAGAACTGGAGCCGCTCAGAAAAAAATATTCTCTTACAAAAATACCTAAGAGAGATATGAAAGAATATAGAAAACTAATACAACCGGTATTTCAGGACCCTTATAGTTCTCTGGATCCAAGAATGTTAGTAAAGGATATTATAGCAGAACCGATGAAACTTCTGACCAAAATGAATGCAAGTGATATTTTCAAAGAAACTTTAGATATTATTCAAAAGATAGGACTCAGCGAAGATCATCTATATAGATTTCCCCACGAATTCAGTGGAGGTCAGCGGCAGAGAATAGGGATCGCACGATCTTTAGTTATAAATCCAAAAGTATTGATATTAGATGAACCGACGTCGGCTCTTGATGTTTCAGTCCAAGCTCAAATATTAAATCTATTGAGAAGTATTCAGCAGGAGCGAAACATAAGCTTTATATTTATATCTCACCACCTTAGCGTCATCAGAATGATGGCGGATAAGGTTGCAGTCATGTATCTCGGTAAAGTCGTTGAATTGGCTGAAACGAACGCCTTGTTTACGAAGATGTTACATCCGTATACTAAAGCTCTTTTATCTGCTATACCTATTCCGGATCCAAAAACAAAAATTAATAGAATTATACTTGAGGGTGAAATTCCTAGCCCATCAAACCCGCCTACTGGCTGCTATTTTCACCCTAGGTGCCCAGTGGCTATGAAGAATTGCGGATGGTCGGCTTCCGATCTTGCCGAACCAATAAGAGATATGCTTGATCCATTCAGGAATCCAGAAGCGAAGATGTTTCCAAGAATTGTGAGTATAATAAGCGACACCGAAAAAAATGAAATTGAAATTCATTTTGAGTCTCCGTTATCTGACACTCAAGAATCTGTGAGATTTATGAAAAATCTTATACGGAAGGAGAGCGAACTGAAAGGCGGGGTAAAATTTTTAGCCATAGCTGAAGTTGAACTCCTGTCTGCAGATAAAGTTGTGATAACTTTCATAAAGTATGATATCCCTAGACTTAAAGAGGTTACTACGGGACATTTTGTTTCATGTCTAATCTATGAGGACAAAAGTCAACCCAAAGACGAAGAGATTCCTGATGTCGAGATACCTACCTGA